One stretch of Phaeodactylum tricornutum CCAP 1055/1 chromosome 9, whole genome shotgun sequence DNA includes these proteins:
- a CDS encoding predicted protein yields MSDTADAHRGGIHQDTIREEPTTSYSYSVTHSPSGQSSSSSRPPSHMKNEVSGDHRLSSIHRGESEVEQMAERIETLRANRVVITFPVRVRFLTECRQIAVEQGYDSTKISRTDLEVLRSRIAEEASRTPEVWTRALGVLGFYNVAPALSVVLDRAMETLLLHDDDWLHYQDFSFYYTRVVARWPWLRSEMRVACLIIFAYYFFTPILFCHIVQEDTICVDLGRSYDGWLSSLYFASTTLSTVGYGDLKVEQSPRWRSFIGSLYMIVSIVVAVVAFSAAAGNAFSPLNTYDAWIANFFIGDPHPNDFLYTRVARVKLVKITEIVVQFVLLNLIGVFVTRYYARHSEVEEQQWTWMTSLYWAIQTTTTIGYGDLDMPFQLRWFQIFYLTLSTYFVGNCLGKLGALRAELAEVRRRYVWERRKVTRRFIDELQAYEHDDNVDQFEFLVASLLMLNKISSADVTPIMDKFRELAGGKGFINALDDAEEDPIADEAEAVDADIQGQQS; encoded by the exons ATGAGTGACACGGCCGATGCACACCGCGGCGGTATCCACCAGGACACGATCCGGGAAGAACCAACGACGAGTTATTCCTACAGCGTGACTCACAGCCCGTCGGGCcaatcatcgtcgtcgtcccgaCCTCCCTCGCACATGAAAAATGAAGTGTCCGGCGATCACCGACTCTCCAG TATACACCGCGGCGAATCCGAAGTGGAACAAATGGCGGAACGAATCGAAACACTCCGGGCCAATCGCGTCGTCATTACGTTTCCCGTCCGTGTCCGCTTTCTCACCGAGTGTCGCCAGATTGCCGTCGAACAGGGCTACGACTCCACCAAAATTAGTCGGACCGATCTCGAAGTCTTGCGCTCCCGGATTGCCGAAGAAGCGTCGCGGACACCGGAGGTCTGGACCCGCGCGTTGGGCGTTTTGGGTTTCTACAACGTGGCGCCCGCCTTGTCGGTCGTGCTGGATCGGGCGATGGAAACACTACTActgcacgacgacgactggTTGCACTACCAAGACTTTTCCTTCTACTATACCCGGGTGGTGGCCCGTTGGCCCTGGTTGCGTTCGGAAATGCGCGTCGCTTGTCTCATTATTTTTGCCTACTATTTTTTTACGCCTATTCTGTTCTGTCACATTGTCCAAGAAGACACCATTTGCGTGGATCTCGGCCGTTCCTACGACGGGTGGTTATCGAGTCTGTACTTTGCGTCGACGACGCTTTCCACGGTCGGGTACGGAGATTTAAAGGTGGAGCAATCCCCACGGTGGCGGTCTTTCATCGGATCGCTCTACATGATCGTGTCGATTGTCGTGGCCGTGGTGGCCTTTTCGGCAGCCGCCGGCAACGCCTTTTCGCCATTGAACACCTACGACGCTTGGATCGCCAATTTCTTCATTGGTGATCCACACCCCAACGATTTTCTCTACACCCGCGTCGCCCGCGTTAAACTCGTCAAGATAACGGAGATTGTCGTCCAATTCGTCCTCCTCAACCTGATTGGCGTCTTTGTGACGCGGTACTACGCCCGGCATTCCGAGGTGGAGGAGCAGCAGTGGACGTGGATGACGTCGTTGTACTGGGCCATCCAGACCACCACGACAATTGGATACGGTGACTTGGATATGCCCTTTCAGTTACGATGGTTCCAAATCTTTTACCTCACACTATCGACCTACTTTGTGGGCAATTGTCTGGGCAAACTGGGTGCGTTACGTGCCGAATTGGCGGAAGTCCGACGACGGTACGTGTGGGAACGCCGCAAGGTAACCCGTCGGTTCATTGACGAACTACAGGCGTACGaacacgacgacaacgtgGATCAGTTCGAATTCCTGGTGGCGTCGCTGTTGATGCTCAACAAGATTTCGTCCGCGGACGTGACACCCATTATGGACAAGTTCCGGGAACTGGCGGGGGGCAAGGGCTTTATCAACGCGTTGGACGACGCGGAGGAAGATCCGATTGCGGACGAAGCGGAAGCGGTCGACGCCGACATTCAGGGTCAGCAAAGCTAA
- a CDS encoding predicted protein, which yields MRLTEVPCRTGLAILALLIPATAWTSPPTTRHYYGSFASFSRGPGKHRALVERGATSIDVSVSTQDQPVLLDSETLLAAAESFMQTSTGYYSALDEDRLADDFVFRGPVIGPLGKHDYARVLEYFAVYRALPDVAPNAFGFSVDPEDPRRVWFLLRATGTYQQSLGGALGNLAATVTPPDQRQYRGSTEVWSVTFNERLQVRYLSAGYVADLYEPNATTGGRGLTFGVLASLGLPLPAGVGSPVLQVVQKVSRFLAGTGIVPLPYSSADNVPSWWKSDKFGA from the coding sequence ATGAGACTTACCGAGGTCCCGTGCCGAACGGGTCTCGCGATCCTCGCGTTGTTGATACCCGCCACGGCCTGGACGAGTCCTCCTACGACGAGACACTACTACGGTTCGTTCGCGTCATTCTCACGAGGGCCGGGTAAACACCGTGCACTGGTCGAGCGTGGGGCAACCAGCATCGATGTCTCGGTATCAACCCAGGATCAGCCCGTACTGTTGGATTCGGAAACGCTTTTGGCCGCCGCCGAATCCTTTATGCAAACCAGCACGGGGTACTATTCGGCTTTGGACGAGGATCGTCTGGCCGATGATTTTGTCTTTCGCGGGCCCGTAATTGGACCCTTGGGCAAGCACGACTACGCACGCGTGCTGGAGTACTTTGCCGTTTACCGGGCACTACCAGACGTGGCGCCCAACGCCTTTGGCTTTAGTGTGGATCCCGAAGATCCCCGCCGCGTTTGGTTTCTCCTCCGCGCCACGGGCACGTACCAGCAGTCCCTGGGTGGCGCTTTGGGGAACTTGGCGGCGACCGTCACACCGCCCGACCAACGGCAGTACCGTGGCTCGACCGAAGTTTGGAGTGTGACTTTCAACGAACGTCTCCAAGTGCGGTACCTCTCGGCGGGCTACGTCGCGGACTTGTACGAACCCAACGCCACTACGGGTGGCCGCGGATTGACATTTGGGGTACTGGCTTCTCTCGGCCTCCCTTTACCAGCCGGTGTAGGATCTCCCGTTCTGCAAGTGGTGCAGAAAGTTAGCAGATTTTTGGCCGGAACCGGTATCGTTCCCTTGCCATATTCCTCAGCGGACAACGTTCCATCCTGGTGGAAGAGTGACAAGTTTGGTGCCTGA
- a CDS encoding predicted protein, whose translation MGPSDGPWVRSMGFSSMGFPVYRVSVYGVSVYGVSVYGVSVYGVSGLWGSGGRDSFLLDRLATIEGSMWTGRYGRRTGVHERSRYNHVRDPILRAVLHARARVPNRPASVGSPTVDGSSRPTRATNKLETALDPIVPIRVETVVPLLVVPNPSCAIPRTHRSARVVPAYRAFPHTRDTQKTSDLPGSFLWQVFACIPFSTILVYPQHHTRLPFQGISMVTPVPHNPFRTEGKEPWRRPGGPSGGPPPLHHPPHSSRAWTVWVTVLTVVTATACVLGYGRPSPTISTTLTTSSLPNAPTRPRSAGGVRGQSARASDAVVGETSARVGTSPEAAEQAEQRTDEATWEEERLARERVRPEDKSYVNLFPADVTSKHLIDAAKGKVKKRNDKQEVLTGDHVFGRDPEEATDEEETEEQKEREEPVVDEPDEPRQAPEVQLVHTEKMVAEVAAAEDEKQKQNAQDNTNPELRDSVASAKALASSEANSTSTTANNNNNTTGSEPMGTSEDASHKVDSQPAPTVVLPREDAIRES comes from the exons ATGGGTCCTTCCGATGGTCCATGGGTTCGGTCTATGGGGTTTTCGTCTATGGGGTTTCCGGTCTATAGGGTTTCCGTCTATGGGGTTTCCGTCTATGGGGTTTCCGTCTATGGGGTTTCCGTCTATGGGGTTTCCGGTCTATGGGGTTC GGGTGGAAGAGACTCGTTCCTCCTCGATAGGCTAGCTACTATAGAGGGCTCGATGTGGACTGGTCGATACGGAAGACGGACGGGCGTCCACGAAAGATCCCGATACAATCACGTTCGGGATCCGATCCTACGGGCCGTGTTGCACGCACGCGCGCGTGTTCCCAATCGTCCCGCATCGGTTGGGTCTCCAACGGTCGATGGTTCGTcacgt CCGACACGGGCAACCAACAAACTGGAAACCGCTCTCGACCCAATAGTACCTATTCGCGTGGAAACCGTCGTACCCCTCCTCGTCGTTCCAAACCCCTCGTGTGCGATTCCGCGAACGCACCGGAGTGCGCGTGTTGTACCAGCCTACCGAGCCTTCCCACACACCCGCGATACACAAAAAACCAGTGACTTGCCCGGTTCGTTTCTTTGGCAGGTATTCGCGTGTATTCCATTCTCGACCATCCTAGTGTACCCGCAACACCATACTCGTCTCCCATTCCAAGGTata AGTATGGTAACTCCCGTTCCGCACAATCCCTTCCGTACGGAAGGCAAGGAACCGTGGCGTCGTCCGGGAGGACCGTCGGGGGGTCCACCACCATTGCATCATCCACCCCATTCGTCTCGTGCGTGGACTGTGTGGGTAACCGTCCTCACCGTCGTCACGGCCACGGCGTGTGTTTTGGGCTACGGCCGGCCGTCACCCACCATTTCCACCACGTTgacaacgtcgtcgttgccgaaCGCACCGACGCGTCCACGATCCGCTGGAGGCGTGCGGGGACAATCCGCACGAGCCAGTGACGCCGTTGTGGGGGAGACGTCCGCACGAGTCGGTACGAGTCCGGAAGCCGCGGAACAAGCAGAACAACGCACCGACGAAGCCACGTGGGAAGAAGAACGATTGGCGCGGGAACGAGTGCGTCCGGAAGACAAGTCCTACGTGAATCTCTTTCCCGCCGACGTGACCAGCAAGCATCTTATTGATGCGGCCAAGGGAAAAGTCAAGAAACGCAACGATAAACAAGAAGTGCTGACGGGCGATCACGTCTTTGGACGGGATCCGGAAGAAGCAaccgacgaggaagaaacggaagaacAGAAGGAGCGAGAGGAACCGGTTGTCGACGAACCAGACGAACCCAGACAGGCTCCCGAAGTACAACTGGTTCATACGGAAAAAATGGTAGCCGAAGTAGCCGCAGCGGAGGATGAGAAACAGAAACAGAATGCCCAGGACAACACCAATCCTGAACTCCGAGACTCAGTCGCCTCGGCAAAGGCTCTTGCGTCGTCCGAGGCCAACAGCACTAGTACTAcagccaacaacaacaacaacactacGGGCAGCGAACCAATGGGCACCTCCGAGGACGCGTCCCATAAAGTTGACTCGCAACCGGCTCCCACGGTAGTGCTCCCCCGGGAAGACGCCATCCGCGAATCGTGA
- a CDS encoding predicted protein encodes MSEPKRSNKSGFQRGFLLRKSSSVNGRRTRSAGRHQSAPVRYSTPVPAVPIKSSTLIEWEKEETPRDTSLLFVSEQNQIAEGPSSVSPSTAIGETAITSLSLAGLGESELTNDRNTLGLVETSSRRRVEILEEESNLDGPIPRLSASPWRGMTEVERDVEGAEAPISGTLSLMSPKVLSNKKASRPLIQIIENDVKMDAVATEAARNDIQSLRRPESHTASFSAESPTADTVATNKITMDQVLQSGPAFGTLNRELAVTLLRLRSKRSTTWGRDALLLVANETLMRPSEHQTFIWSTILDQLLLQRSRLAELRLGVVLWEYLPESILLVLETPDHRVARQRALAFIAILKYWIQQKKSPNLLSVKLLDYSMQQVVSLLTKVALGSNKRTVLTQQTIDIVLELVALAANRLILLKEEGDCSLDAAALQSHIWQNASSLNKLWEFQQQWLNPGNVRWQTDSTCIADECRLIVLSDWRELYTSYQCALESCRMGSSLEMEETKLTHGWCKAIVGYKFLPEGEPIGGLQQGISSLIILSDAEHIVERLERATALGRPGDASSFFGDSRALFRGVLVWLASKKNRILILSSQYRKRIEDMAREFLDHNKYVGALAVQVLKVLWNENGGLPLEISNWKTAASPKSPPKLFTEMIEALSRWCAAGLSSTAPTFRSLSHIVATSFSRLGSMHLREFILEQGYQQWTIAILQFCISNIGKMQEDDRLVLSEEAARLLLEGFEESRLVQDAIRENEYIFQRCSTEMISQGLVQLLSKRVDKEENQVSVGIVLNALMQLLRPEPQTDNVFSSTQSLVTALCCVEGEIDLLRRDTVIRKLCTLIGRCWRQRLLFGTDNDDLTSYGLVLLEIGESMVKCPSSLACLALFGELVEGPSAQTEVGGTQIKRMCFGVKSVLEFSISRLALISSKVSECAADIVFHRLLPFLLLRTVPPSLFKMHIRENVSEFRRKGVLNLYVLLADHVASCLGVDPSSDVDDDYNVNERRLAAEIAGRFMPFGVDASDLSMSMNLEGFSVFHRLFLPSYSRLLENLRDGDAQGSWPQSIRSAKAVLFVVCQYFLHADYSKYGKELTVVASSAIETLLFHPNYRRGSSFDIEHLQSGCIEFISYCIERASEEGFADKFWEVALCRTDVSKEVPMFYTSWNAAVRHIASEVYSILENNVFASKLLSGTDLTGTRPRPDSRFDANRFAERSLRVALWDALLRVAKRAPERSLTEFSKTTGPWILRWGTEKIHGRGHPQDHMCVAVAFETLFLVCTRLQSLDMIHLPGRDTSDGIQIACNWCFRTLQYPEDRDQPEIQDMQEAAVKLLTALITLDKTNSESSVPGRSTCSLKAFTRTLAEGLLSTVSKTI; translated from the exons ATGTCAGAACCGAAGCGGTCGAACAAATCAGGCTTTCAACGGGGATTCTTACTGCGAAAGAGCTCCTCCGTGAATGGTCGTCGAACTCGATCGGCGGGACGGCACCAGTCCGCGCCAGTCCGTTACAGTACTCCTGTACCTGCTGTACCGATTAAATCGTCAACTCTGATTGAAtgggaaaaggaggaaacgCCCCGGGATACCTCTCTACTTTTTGTGAGCGAGCAGAACCAAATTGCGGAAGGTCCGTCGAGTGTATCACCATCGACTGCGATCGGCGAAACGGCTATCACTTCCTTGTCCCTCGCTGGTTTGGGAGAAAGTGAGTTAACGAACGACAGAAATACCTTGGGGCTTGTGGAGACGTCTTCAAGGCGACGCGTTGAGATCCTGGAGGAAGAATCAAATTTGGACGGTCCCATTCCCAGACTGTCAGCCTCTCCTTGGCGCGGCATGACTGAAGTTGAACGAGACGTGGAAGGCGCGGAGGCGCCGATATCGGGAACTTTATCCTTGATGAGCCCAAAGGTATTATCGAATAAGAAAGCCTCGAGACCCTTGATTCAGATTATAGAAAATGATGTGAAAATGGACGCTGTGGCCACGGAGGCCGCCCGGAACGACATCCAGTCATTGCGGCGCCCAGAATCTCACACGGCGTCGTTTTCTGCCGAGAGTCCGACCGCGGATACAGTCGCTACGAACAAGATCACCATGGATCAGGTTCTACAATCGGGCCCGGCCTTCGGCACTCTGAATCGGGAACTCGCAGTAACACTGCTCCGTTTGCGTAGCAAGCGTTCCACCACGTGGGGACGTGATGCGCTACTCTTGGTCGCCAATGAGACCTTGATGCGACCATCCGAACATCAGACTTTTATCTGGTCCACAATCCTGGATCAGCTGCTGCTGCAGCGATCGAGATTGGCCGAGCTTCGCTTGGGGGTCGTCCTATGGGAATACCTCCCGGAGTCAATACTGCTTGTGCTAGAAACACCTGACCACAGAGTAGCACGCCAGCGGGCTTTGGCGTTCATTGCAATTTTGAAATACTGGATACAGCAGAAAAAAAGCCCTAATTTGCTGTCGGTCAAGCTGCTGGACTACAGTATGCAGCAAGTTGTATCACTATTGACAAAGGTGGCTTTGGGGTCTAATAAACGTACAGTGTTGACTCAGCAGACTATTGACATAGTTCTTGAGCTGGTGGCATTGGCGGCAAATCGTCTCATTTTATTAAAGGAGGAAGGGGATTGCAGTTTGGATGCGGCTGCTTTACAATCCCATATTTGGCAAAACGCAAGTAGCTTGAACAAGCTTTGGGAATTTCAGCAGCAATGGCTCAATCCAGGAAACGTAAGGTGGCAGACCGATTCGACTTGCATTGCGGACGAATGCCGACTCATTGTTCTATCGGATTGGCGAGAATTGTACACCAGCTACCAATGCGCGCTTGAATCTTGTCGAATGGGGTCCTcactggaaatggaagagacAAAGCTCACCCATGGTTGGTGCAAAGCAATCGTTGGATACAAATTTTTACCAGAAGGGGAGCCGATTGGAGGACTACAACAGGGAATATCTTCCCTGATCATTCTCTCTGACGCGGAACACATTGTCGAAAGGTTAGAAAGAGCGACTGCCTTAGGGCGGCCAGGAGATGCCTCAAGCTTTTTTGGTGATAGCCGTGCGTTGTTTAGGGGAGTCCTTGTTTGGTTAGCATCCAAGAAAAATCGAATCTTGATCTTGTCCTCACAATATAGAAAACGAATAGAAGATATGGCTAGAGAGTTCCTTGACCACAACAAATACGTGGGAGCTCTCGCCGTTCAAGTATT GAAAGTATTGTGGAACGAAAACGGAGGTCTACCTTTGGAAATTTCGAATTGGAAAACTGCTGCTTCTCCAAAGAGTCCTCCAAAACTTTTTACAGAAATGATTGAAGCATTGAGCCGGTGGTGTGCTGCGGGTCTAAGCTCAACCGCGCCAACATTTCGATCGCTCAGTCACATCGTGGCTACCAGTTTTTCTCGTCTTGGAAGCATGCATCTACGAGAGTTTATTTTGGAACAAGGTTACCAACAATGGACTATTGCTATCCTTCAATTTTGCATCTCCAACATCGGCAAGATGCAAGAAGATGATCGACTTGTCCTTAGTGAAGAAGCTGCAAGGCTCTTGCTAGAAGGCTTCGAGGAAAGTAGGCTCGTTCAAGATGCTATCAGAGAAAATGAATatatttttcaaagatgcTCAACGGAAATGATTTCTCAGGGGCTCGTACAGCTACTTTCGAAGCGTGTTGACAAGGAAGAAAACCAGGTATCGGTTGGAATTGTTTTGAACGCTCTAATGCAGCTTTTACGTCCGGAGCCTCAGACAGATAATGTTTTTTCAAGCACTCAATCATTGGTTACAGCCCTTTGCTGTGTCGAAGGCGAAATAGACCTCTTGCGCCGGGACACCGTGATAAGAAAGCTTTGTACTTTGATCGGAAGATGTTGGAGGCAACGGCTACTTTTTGGGACGGACAACGACGATTTGACTTCTTATGGCCTCGTTCTCCTTGAGATAGGAGAATCTATGGTGAAGTGCCCCTCAAGTTTAGCATGCCTTGCATTATTTGGAGAATTGGTGGAAGGGCCAAGCGCACAAACAGAGGTTGGAGGTACTCAAATCAAGCGCATGTGTTTTGGTGTCAAGAGCGTTCTAGAGTTTTCGATATCCCGCCTTGCCCTGATTTCAAGCAAAGTGTCGGAATGCGCGGCTGACATCGTCTTTCATCGGCTTTTGCCATTTCTTCTATTGCGTACGGTTCCTCCTTCGCTTTTTAAAATGCACATCAGAGAAAATGTTTCAGAGTTTAGGCGAAAAGGCGTCTTGAATCTCTATGTACTGCTGGCAGATCATGTAGCAAGTTGCCTTGGTGTTGACCCGTCTTCAGACGTAGACGATGATTACAACGTAAATGAACGTCGCCTCGCGGCAGAAATCGCTGGGCGCTTCATGCCTTTCGGTGTCGACGCTAGCGACTTGTCGATGTCAATGAACCTTGAAGGTTTTTCTGTCTTTCATCGGCTTTTCTTGCCTTCCTACTCAAGACTTCTAGAGAATCTTCGAGACGGAGACGCCCAAGGGAGTTGGCCTCAATCTATAAGGTCTGCGAAAGCAGTTCTTTTCGTGGTCTGCCAGTATTTTTTGCATGCAGACTACTCCAAGTACGGAAAAGAACTTACGGTTGTAGCATCGTCCGCAATCGAAACTCTTCTGTTCCATCCGAACTACCGAAGGGGAAGTTCTTTTGATATAGAGCACCTTCAGAGTGGTTGCATAGAGTTTATATCTTATTGCATCGAAAGAGCAAGCGAAGAAGGCTTCGCTGACAAATTTTGGGAAGTAGCTCTTTGTCGGACCGATGTATCGAAGGAAGTGCCCATGTTCTACACCTCTTGGAATGCTGCAGTTCGGCATATTGCTTCCGAAGTGTATTCTATTCTGGAAAACAATGTCTTCGCTTCGAAACTGCTGTCAGGCACTGACCTCACGGGAACAAGACCAAGACCTGATTCTAGATTTGATGCTAACCGTTTCGCCGAACGATCTCTACGAGTTGCTCTTTGGGACGCTCTACTTCGAGTAGCAAAGCGCGCCCCGGAGAGGTCGTTGACCGAGTTTTCGAAGACAACTGGACCTTGGATACTCAGGTGGGGAACCGAGAAAATTCATGGCAGAGGACACCCGCAAGATCACATGTGTGTCGCTGTGGCATTTGAAACgctctttcttgtttgcaCCAGGTTACAGTCACTTGACATGATCCATCTTCCAGGGAGAGATACTTCCGATGGTATTCAAATAGCGTGCAACTGGTGCTTTCGCACATTACAATATCCTGAAGACAGAGACCAACCCGAGATTCAAGATATGCAGGAAGCGGCCGTTAAGCTTTTGACTGCACTCATTACGCTCGATAAAACAAATAGCGAATCGTCGGTCCCAGGTCGGTCCACATGTTCACTCAAGGCGTTCACAAG GACTCTCGCGGAAGGTTTGCTGTCGACCGTTTCCAAAACTATATGA
- a CDS encoding predicted protein, producing MMKFSKHSCTVTLLISLSIGRTLFHFRDYTGSSLQDYGVSQRREADEGPTRNDFRATKSDSPNPYNAIDTAVGKCAINLFGLPRAFESLVLPSLVQNVIGPNALYNCDFFVHYFYLTHEQAGRSGSGGRINPDEVLLLKEAVHAVSPDSVVEIRYDHEQHFWDQYQAFLDKVRTTNGTDGHYLYYPWRDNTFVYPQTIDNIIKMWHSVQSAWETMTEQEGVTSERYDRVAMLRLDVLYVTPIDVFRVHRQPLPERTKVAVVPAFARFPVNDRMIVGPRDAVEIWAAQRFERIETHVQLVQTKDPGWGIHDERFMSWTVFPAIRATNTTIVEDNFICFFRARADETVQISDCQNGDQNAAARSIVKSLGKNRVKLVESILGRKCLNRTIHARSKISLSCPKTL from the coding sequence ATGATGAAATTCTCAAAGCACTCGTGTACCGTAACGCTGCTAATTTCGCTATCGATTGGTCGGACCCTGTTCCACTTTCGGGATTACACCGGCTCGTCTCTGCAGGATTACGGCGTCTCGCAGCGTCGCGAAGCGGACGAAGGGCCAACCCGAAACGATTTCCGGGCGACCAAGTCGGATTCGCCAAACCCGTACAACGCCATCGACACGGCGGTTGGCAAATGCGCCATCAATCTGTTCGGGTTGCCCCGAGCATTCGAGTCCCTGGTGTTGCCGTCGCTGGTCCAGAATGTGATTGGTCCCAACGCGCTCTACAACTGTGATTTCTTTGTTCACTACTTTTACTTGACGCACGAACAGGCGGGTCGATCGGGTTCCGGTGGTCGCATCAACCCGGACGAGGTACTGTTACTGAAAGAAGCCGTTCACGCCGTTTCACCCGACTCGGTGGTGGAGATTCGGTACGATCACGAACAACACTTTTGGGATCAGTATCAAGCGTTTCTGGACAAGGTCCGGACGACCAACGGAACCGACGGACACTACTTGTATTATCCGTGGCGTGACAATACGTTCGTGTATCCGCAGACGATAGACAATATAATCAAAATGTGGCACAGCGTCCAATCGGCTTGGGAAACAATGACGGAGCAGGAAGGCGTAACGTCGGAGCGGTACGATCGTGTGGCCATGTTGCGGTTGGACGTGCTGTACGTGACCCCGATTGATGTCTTTCGAGTGCACCGGCAACCTTTACCGGAGCGTACCAAAGTAGCCGTGGTTCCCGCCTTTGCGCGGTTCCCCGTGAACGATCGCATGATTGTGGGACCACGCGACGCGGTAGAAATATGGGCTGCCCAGCGATTTGAACGTATCGAGACGCACGTGCAGCTCGTGCAAACGAAAGATCCGGGCTGGGGCATTCACGACGAAAGATTCATGAGTTGGACGGTTTTTCCGGCCATTCGAGCGACCAACACGACCATTGTGGAAGACAACTTTATCTGTTTCTTCCGCGCCCGCGCGGACGAGACGGTGCAGATTAGCGATTGCCAGAACGGGGACCAGAACGCTGCCGCTCGGTCCATCGTGAAGAGTCTTGGAAAAAACAGGGTAAAACTGGTGGAGTCGATCCTGGGACGGAAATGTCTCAATCGAACAATCCATGCACGCTCGAAAATAAGCCTGTCCTGTCCAAAAACACTATAG
- a CDS encoding predicted protein — MTRYQLSMHAEHLPRNWFHTPSPYAVATITDGPLKGTKIGQTETLPKTTDPDWVAVLFFETDSSIYMPLKIQVFDEREYNDDILLGEATFEATEIFGAAGHLKSAQLNYKGPAQLYVSVQTSIQGNDRGIMELQFRGLDIKNIEPGLLGLGRSDPFLELAKKNADHTAGVVRWNVVHRSAHIQDHLNPFWESFTVGLEELCYNDLNWPMRILVKDWQANGRHRIIGQFETTMSNLMERVAVRGNADRQAAFEIFLDSLGGSSGKSKGFVCVLKATLYPEK, encoded by the coding sequence ATGACGCGCTACCAGCTTTCGATGCACGCCGAGCATCTACCGCGAAACTGGTTTCACACACCGTCGCCATATGCCGTTGCGACCATCACCGATGGTCCGCTCAAAGGCACCAAGATTGGTCAGACGGAAACCCTGCCAAAGACTACCGATCCGGACTGGGTTGCGGTACTCTTTTTCGAAACCGATTCATCCATTTACATGCCCCTCAAAATACAGGTCTTTGACGAACGCGAGTATAACGACGATATCTTGTTGGGGGAAGCTACCTTCGAAGCCACTGAGATTTTTGGTGCTGCGGGACATTTGAAGTCCGCCCAATTGAACTACAAAGGGCCCGCCCAACTGTACGTATCCGTCCAAACCTCAATACAAGGAAACGACCGCGGAATTATGGAATTACAGTTTCGAGGATTGGATATAAAGAATATTGAACCTGGTCTGTTAGGATTGGGACGATCGGATCCCTTTCTTGAACTGGCCAAAAAGAATGCGGATCATACGGCGGGTGTGGTAAGATGGAATGTCGTGCACCGGTCCGCACACATACAGGACCATTTGAATCCCTTTTGGGAATCCTTCACGGTGGGACTTGAAGAGCTCTGTTACAATGACTTGAATTGGCCAATGCGTATCTTAGTCAAGGATTGGCAAGCGAACGGACGCCACCGTATCATTGGGCAGTTTGAAACCACAATGAGTAACCTGATGGAACGAGTGGCCGTTCGAGGTAATGCGGATCGGCAAGCGGCCTTCGAAATATTTCTGGATTCCTTGGGCGGAAGCTCGGGTAAATCCAAAGGTTTCGTCTGTGTGCTCAAAGCTACCTTGTATCCAGAAAAGTAG